From the genome of Mycoplasma sp. 1578d:
CAATTCCAAATCCGTTTGAAACTAATGACGGAATTGTGTCTTGTAATCCGCTGTTGTGAATATCTCTTCTGTAAACTCGTTGGAAATATCTTGTAAAAGTAGTTGCACTTAATGCATGTTTAGAAATTCCATATGTTCAACCTGGTGGGAAAACATAATTATGTTTTTCGTTTTTGGCTTTATCAACGATTGAAAAAACTTTGGTTGAATAAAAGATTCTTGATGAAAAGCCTGAAAAGTTTTTCCCTTTTCTTTCTTTTGCATTAATTCCTTGCATTAAAAGCATCTCGTTAATTACATCATAATTGCTTGTTTTGCTATCAATTGCGTAATAAAGATTGGATTTTCTGTCTTTATTAATGTGTTTTAATGGATCACCTGGAGTTCATGGAATTCCGTTTAAATTAGGATCAAATTCTTTTTCTTCATCATCTGAACGGTAAAGAATACTTTCAAAGAATGATTTTGGTTTGATTGGATCTTGGAATAAATTGTTTCAAAATAGTGAAGGTTTTCCACTCACTGATGATGTTGGGCTATTTCATCCTGAATCAAAATCATTTAAATTGTATAAACTCAAAATATTTTTGGTAATTGCTTCAGTTTTAGTATTAAGGTATTCAAGATCTTGATCGTTTAATGGCTTGTTTAAGGGAACTTTAATTACTGGAGACCCATCTTTGTTGAATACTTTAAACTTAGTAATAATTGTTTTACCATTTTGATCAGTTTTTTGATCAAAAAACTTAATTTTAATATCATTTGGATTTGTTCCAGTGAATTCAAGTGAATTTCCTAAACCATCTTTAAATTGCGAAAGCATTTCAGTTAGAGAAACGGTTCTAAATATTGGTTTTTCATTCTCAGTAACAATTGCTTTCCCAGTCCCGAAAATTAATGGGTTTAAGGTTGCTGAATTTGAATCAAGTGAGTTAGCAAGGAATAAATCTCCAAGTCTAATGCTTCTTTTTTGAGCACTTTGTTTAAGTCCATCAAACGTTTGAATAAATCTACGGTCAGGATTCTTAATAGTGTCTAGAATATCCTTGCTTTTTGAACCTCAAACGTCTTCATAAGTTTCTCATCTAGTGTGAGTTCCATCGTTTTTAATGTATGCAAATTGGGTAAAAGTTCCCTTTTCATTTGGGTGTCCGAGTGCATCAACTCTACGTACTAAAAGGTTAGTTCTTGCTTTAATGTAATTTTCAAGAGCTTTATATGAGTAATATGAACTTTCATTTGCTCCAGCTCTTACGTTAATTCCACCAACTAAAACAGCACTATCTTTTTCATCAATAGCTGTTGACTTTTCTAGTGTATAGTGGTGCCCATATTCGTGAGCTCCAACGTATTTAAGGAAATCGGTTGAAATTCCTTGAAAGTTTTTGATACCATTAGCTAAAATAAGCGGGATCCCAATATTACTATCAATTGAAAAAGCTGAATAATCGCCATCTTTAATTTCATAGTTATAAATACCATTCTCATCAATAGTTTTTACTAAGTGAGGTCCACTTTGTTTTTTCATTAAGAATGGGAATTTTTTACCTAATTGATCTAAAAGTCCATTATATGCATCAGTATAAATTTGAAATTTTCTTGAGTCAAGTCCGCTTAAAGGTTTGCCTTCTTTATCTTTTTCGTTAAGGTTTTCTGGAGTTGAGGTTAAAACTCTTGGAACAAGAGCTCCCGAATAACCAATTGCATATTTAAACGAATCAAATAATTCAAAGTTTTTATCTGTTTCAGTTGCATCAAATTTTTCAACTACTTGGGCTGAATTTTGGTCTTGGAAAGTAATTGAAAGCACTTTATTTGCAACTTCAAAACCAGCAACAGTTAATTGACTAAGTTTTGATTCATCAAAATTACTTACATCATTTCTAGCTTGGATTGAACTTGAATAAAAGGTTTTAATATTAGCTTGTGGATCTTGATATAAGTAAACTGTTTTACCAAGATATTGATCCATGTCATAAAAATCAAGGAAGTTTTTAAATGATGAAGAAACCATTTGTCCAAAAACTTGTTCAGCATAATACTGAGCAGGAGATGAAACCGAATCAAAGAATGGTATTGAAAGTTCTTGATCATCATTTTTAACATTTAAAGATAAATAAGTTGCTTTTTCTGAATCATTATCTTCAGCCCCTTGCTCAGTTCCGGTACGAGCTTGGGTAATTGTATATTCAACTAAATCTGAATATGAATAATCTTTGTATTTATCTCCAAATTCTTTAAGTTTATCGTTAAATTCTTGTTCAGTCACATTAACTGGAAAGACAAGGGTTTCGAATTGTGGGGTTTCTGGTTTTGGTAAATTACCAGCTCTTTTTTTGCTTTTATCGTATTCTTTAAGTCTTTTGTCATATTTTTTAAATGCTTCAATATTGCCTTTATTGATAAGAAGTTTTATTTTTTGCCCTTTAAGTTTCCCAACAAAGAAAACATTTTTAAAACTTCTTAAATTTTCATTTGCATAAAGAGCATCTCCTTTAGAATCTAAAAGAGTTTTGGCATTTTTAATTATTGAGATATTTACTAAATTTTTTAATACTCCATCAGCTTGATATTTTTGTACTGGCCCAGAAAACAATTCTTCAGTAAGTGAATCTTTAGAATTTCCTTCTCCGCTAATGTTTGAAAAGATCGGAGCAACTCCAAAGAATGCATCAGGGAAAAATTTAATTTCACTTGATTCTTTATGGATAGTTGAGTGGTTTCCTAAAACAATTGAGTTACCGTGTCTTTCAACTCCTGGAACAATTCTAAAACTATCAAGAGTTAATAGGTCAGGTCCTCAAGCTACATTGTTAATAAATCACTTAGTGAATTCTAAGAATTTTTCTGGTTTAACCGCAAGTACATATTCATTATAAAAATTAAATGAACCATATGTAACTTGTTGAGTAAAGCTTTCTTGGTATTTTGAATAATATGCATTAAAAAATTCAGTAAAGTTCATTTTTTGATCTGGATTGCTTAAAAATCAATATTGTGAACCATCTTCTGACATTCCCCCAACTGATTTTTGTTTCAAAGGGTCAACAATGGAAATTTTCGCTTCCAAAAGTCCTTTGTTATCTCTGATCAGACTATAGTCATTTTTGAAAAGACTTTTATCAATTGCTGAAAAAGATCCTTTAACTTCGTCAGAATTTTTTGCATATTCAAGCATACTACCAATTGTAATACCTGTAGCAACAAAAATTGTAGAAGTAGCCAGAAGCGTTTTATGCAATAATGTTAATTTAAATTTTCTTTTCATAGTCGCCTTTCTTTGTTTTATATATTTTTACAATATATAGATGTATTTTACCACAAAATTCGCATATTTCTATTGCTTAAATCTTGAGATATAAGAGCTTCAAATTTTCGTGAAGATTAAAATATTTTAATATTTTTTTTAATTTTGAACGTTTTTTTATTACTTAAGTAATATGAAAAAAATTATTTTGAAATATTGGAAAATTCCTGTTTTTTTAGTTAGTTTAGCTTGTATTATAGGTGGTGGGGTTTATTTTGTTCTAAATCAAAAAGTCAAAACTAATAATTCTGAAAATAGTGGTTCTAATGATGCAGAACAACAAGAACAAGAAGGTAAAAAAGTTGATAGTGGAGGTTTTCCAGTTGAAATAGAACAAATAGATCAAAAGCCTAAAAGAGAAGTTAATAATCAAATTGTAGAAGAGTTTGATAAATTCAAAAAATCAAGTTTAGAAAACGTATTTGATTTTGATGAAATTATTAATCAATATAAGACAATGAAATCAGATTTGTTGTTAGATGGTTTTTATAATAATCAAGATATTTGAAATTTTATTTACGATAATAAAACTATTACTCAATACCTAATGAACACAATTTTAGATTATGAAAGTGTTTTGAATAATTTTGATTCTGATGATGATAAAACTATTACAAAAATTAAAATTATGGGTATTTTAGAGCTAATTAACTATTTTGTTAAATTATTTCAAAAACAAAATCAAATACTAATTAACTCGATTCATCTTAATTATTTTGATTTAATTAATAATTATTTTGAAAACTTTTTAAATCAATTTAATCAACAGATTAATTCCCTCCTGAAGATGATTGATTAAAGCAAGAAAATTTAGAAATACTTAATAAAAGTTTTGCGATTTTAATTATTCAATTAATTAAGATGAAAGGTTTGCTTTACCAAGTGGAAGATGCTTTCCTAAAAATATTAGAAATTGAGCAAAAAAGGATTTTTTAACTCGTA
Proteins encoded in this window:
- a CDS encoding PDxFFG protein; the protein is MKRKFKLTLLHKTLLATSTIFVATGITIGSMLEYAKNSDEVKGSFSAIDKSLFKNDYSLIRDNKGLLEAKISIVDPLKQKSVGGMSEDGSQYWFLSNPDQKMNFTEFFNAYYSKYQESFTQQVTYGSFNFYNEYVLAVKPEKFLEFTKWFINNVAWGPDLLTLDSFRIVPGVERHGNSIVLGNHSTIHKESSEIKFFPDAFFGVAPIFSNISGEGNSKDSLTEELFSGPVQKYQADGVLKNLVNISIIKNAKTLLDSKGDALYANENLRSFKNVFFVGKLKGQKIKLLINKGNIEAFKKYDKRLKEYDKSKKRAGNLPKPETPQFETLVFPVNVTEQEFNDKLKEFGDKYKDYSYSDLVEYTITQARTGTEQGAEDNDSEKATYLSLNVKNDDQELSIPFFDSVSSPAQYYAEQVFGQMVSSSFKNFLDFYDMDQYLGKTVYLYQDPQANIKTFYSSSIQARNDVSNFDESKLSQLTVAGFEVANKVLSITFQDQNSAQVVEKFDATETDKNFELFDSFKYAIGYSGALVPRVLTSTPENLNEKDKEGKPLSGLDSRKFQIYTDAYNGLLDQLGKKFPFLMKKQSGPHLVKTIDENGIYNYEIKDGDYSAFSIDSNIGIPLILANGIKNFQGISTDFLKYVGAHEYGHHYTLEKSTAIDEKDSAVLVGGINVRAGANESSYYSYKALENYIKARTNLLVRRVDALGHPNEKGTFTQFAYIKNDGTHTRWETYEDVWGSKSKDILDTIKNPDRRFIQTFDGLKQSAQKRSIRLGDLFLANSLDSNSATLNPLIFGTGKAIVTENEKPIFRTVSLTEMLSQFKDGLGNSLEFTGTNPNDIKIKFFDQKTDQNGKTIITKFKVFNKDGSPVIKVPLNKPLNDQDLEYLNTKTEAITKNILSLYNLNDFDSGWNSPTSSVSGKPSLFWNNLFQDPIKPKSFFESILYRSDDEEKEFDPNLNGIPWTPGDPLKHINKDRKSNLYYAIDSKTSNYDVINEMLLMQGINAKERKGKNFSGFSSRIFYSTKVFSIVDKAKNEKHNYVFPPGWTYGISKHALSATTFTRYFQRVYRRDIHNSGLQDTIPSLVSNGFGIDGGDTSAKIDLAHSWTNFVGLDASNKLVVDYSKPHNITKIGYNYFSIEYQNLPQTKLDKAIADSVTQVQVNGKSLPMFDNFEQLMEFGSVDYSKATYSGDDKTEAYNWDIDYVKTKFNLDKLRAQIETEPKTFSRDDILASEQTLANEAMKRFIHSSLFMSIKEFKLKDLDKYKAIFSTDYGMDFFSSAFNKNYVKTTTPLKGLKFNAKRFVELLPTLLASYFEILEPGKYPANSVQKAFNNISLNDLFVLLGSTIFIESSNDEYLLSKYLIAEMTDGNPTRDAQVYFATKTEPQLADKFTDYVYTMPETLTRDYVQTTFIPSNQDFGNLPSYLSNVNERNTGLDFINDVSALEVWKKRTHKKQDVVTALLFSLEKSINPEKYFAERAKIQQKFQDLSQEIEDKIQEHIKTKPEWESATQDQKDEYTLKLNNLQTEKNAFDIEKNKELSALEKRYSYDINQGSLVLQSSIDSSYFGKLEAKNNGYFKDRWEKETIGINLYDPTTGEAIHDDTIRLLDLNGQKITSRPRAFFLSQLYNYGVGDRTVSGVYRNKKFDAVSLYGYVKNEDALKIKQLKFTNINTGESKYLDVNIAKTNNIFYLKKQGDTSPENKVTLADEGYSTWISDYALMGKYRDALLFPGNAYTIDFVDKDKNVLTDANGKSLFTLGSGLSLSENGKDQDNAPIKITAKGLDKNNKEIDKATIYVDLQFNVIN